Proteins encoded by one window of Bacillota bacterium LX-D:
- a CDS encoding Cof-type HAD-IIB family hydrolase produces MSTFKLVAIDLDGTLLNNDLQISPRTQEVIAKVREQGTEVTLCTGRMYASALPYAEQLQLQVPLVTYGGAFVKSPQNGELIYNRNLPVEFARKAFVMAKEYGYHVNVYYQDSLYVEKLNDKGRAYAQRVRVPIHVAEDMLQFLQKDPIKMVVIAEPAELNALQQEFIKKWGEKVFTTKSDPTFLELLHPQATKGKGLEALANYLGCGQNEMIGIGDSHNDLEMFNYVGCAVVMGNAEEEIKRKADYITCQNDDDGVAEALEKLILDC; encoded by the coding sequence ATGTCTACTTTTAAATTGGTGGCCATTGACCTAGATGGTACTTTATTAAATAATGATTTACAAATCTCACCCCGGACCCAAGAAGTTATTGCCAAAGTGCGGGAGCAAGGCACGGAAGTTACATTATGTACAGGAAGAATGTATGCTTCTGCTTTGCCATACGCAGAACAGCTGCAGCTACAGGTCCCCTTAGTTACTTATGGCGGCGCCTTTGTGAAAAGCCCACAGAATGGGGAACTAATCTACAATCGAAACTTGCCTGTGGAGTTTGCCCGCAAAGCTTTTGTCATGGCCAAGGAATACGGCTACCATGTTAATGTTTATTACCAAGACAGTTTATATGTGGAGAAGCTTAATGACAAAGGCAGGGCCTATGCCCAAAGAGTCCGGGTTCCCATTCATGTGGCAGAAGATATGCTGCAATTTTTACAAAAGGATCCAATTAAAATGGTTGTCATAGCGGAACCGGCAGAACTTAATGCTTTGCAGCAAGAGTTTATTAAAAAATGGGGAGAGAAAGTCTTTACAACTAAGTCTGATCCTACTTTTCTAGAGCTCCTTCACCCTCAGGCAACTAAAGGGAAGGGGCTAGAGGCGCTGGCAAATTATCTAGGCTGTGGACAAAATGAAATGATAGGAATTGGAGACAGCCATAATGATTTAGAAATGTTTAATTATGTAGGTTGTGCAGTAGTAATGGGGAATGCAGAAGAGGAGATTAAGAGAAAAGCTGATTATATAACTTGTCAGAATGATGACGACGGGGTAGCAGAAGCCTTAGAAAAACTAATTTTAGACTGCTAA